A window of the Vigna angularis cultivar LongXiaoDou No.4 chromosome 3, ASM1680809v1, whole genome shotgun sequence genome harbors these coding sequences:
- the LOC108326383 gene encoding receptor protein kinase-like protein ZAR1, whose product MFPFVLLFYFFLLCCNSIAPLVHSLNAEGSVLLTLKQSLTDPQGSMSNWNSSDENPCSWNGITCKDQNVVSISIPKRKLFGSLPSSLGSLSQLRHVNFRNNKLFGDLPTQLFQAQGLQSLVLYGNSFSGPVSSEIQNLRYLQTLDLSQNFFNGSLPAAIVQCKRLKSLVLSQNNFSGSLPDGFGTDLSSLERLDLSFNHFNGSIPSDLGNLSSLQGTVDLSHNHFSGSIPASLGNLPEKVYIDLTFNNLNGPIPQNGALMNRGPTAFIGNPGLCGPPLKNSCGPDTPSASSPPSFPFIPNNSSAEGSMGSEKNKGLSTGAVVSIVVGDIIGICLLGLLFSFCYSRVCGFNQDLDEDGINKGSKGRKECFCFRKDESEALSDNNVEQYDLVPLDSHVTFDLDELLKASAFVLGKSGIGIMYKVVLEDGLALAVRRLGEGGSQRFKEFQTEVEAIGKLRHPNIATLRAYYWSVDEKLLIYDYISNGSLDTAIHGKAGLLTFAPLSWSYRLKIMKGTARGSVYLHEFSPKKYVHGDLKPSNILLGHDMEPHISDFGVGRLANIAGGSPTLQSNRVAAEKQHGRQKSISTEVTTGVMGNGYMAPEALKVVKPSQKWDVYSYGVILLEMITGKPSIVQLGNSEMDLVQWIQFCIEEKKPLVEVLDPYLAEDADKEEEIIGVLKIAMACVHSSPEKRPTMRHVLDVLDRLTISSD is encoded by the exons ATGTTcccttttgttttgttgttttactttttccttctttgctGCAACTCTATTGCACCTTTGGTGCATTCTCTGAATGCCGAAGGCTCTGTGCTTTTGACACTAAAGCAGTCGCTCACCGACCCTCAAGGCTCCATGAGTAACTGGAATTCCTCTGATGAAAACCCTTGTTCATGGAATGGGATCACTTGCAAGGACCAGAATGTTGTGTCCATCAGCATCCCGAAGAGGAAACTCTTTGGCTCTCTCCCTTCTTCTCTGGGATCTCTCTCCCAGCTCCGCCATGTCAACTTCAGGAACAACAAGCTTTTCGGAGACTTGCCTACACAGCTCTTTCAAGCTCAGGGACTGCAAAGCTTGGTGCTTTATGGTAATTCATTTTCTGGGCCTGTTTCTAGTGAGATTCAGAATCTCAGGTACCTTCAAACTCTAGATTTATCACAAAATTTCTTTAACGGGTCATTGCCTGCTGCAATTGTCCAATGCAAGAGACTCAAGTCCCTTGTTCTCAGTCAGAACAATTTCTCTGGCTCCTTGCCAGATGGGTTTGGCACTGATTTGTCTTCTCTGGAAAGGCTAGACCTTTCTTTCAATCACTTCAATGGGTCAATTCCCAGTGATTTGGGAAATCTGTCAAGCCTGCAAGGAACTGTTGATTTGTCTCATAATCATTTTAGTGGTTCAATTCCAGCCAGCCTTGGTAATCTGCCTGAGAAGGTTTACATTGATCTTACTTTCAacaatttaaacggtccaattCCTCAGAATGGTGCTTTAATGAACAGAGGACCAACTGCCTTTATTGGCAATCCTGGTCTATGTGGTCCTCCTTTGAAGAATTCATGCGGTCCTGATACTCCATCTGCTAGTTCACCTCCATCGTTTCCATTTATTCCAAATAACAGTTCGGCTGAGGGTTCCATGggaagtgagaaaaataaagggCTAAGTACGGGAGCTGTGGTTAGCATTGTTGTGGGTGATATAATTGGAATTTGCCTCTTAGGTTTGCTGTTCTCTTTTTGCTACTCGAGGGTTTGTGGTTTTAACCAGGatcttgatgaagatggaattAACAAGGGAAGCAAAGGGAGGAAAGAGTGTTTCTGCTTCAGAAAGGATGAATCCGAGGCCCTGTCTGATAATAATGTTGAGCAATATGATCTTGTCCCATTAGATTCCCATGTGACTTTTGATTTGGATGAGCTTCTCAAGGCTTCAGCTTTTGTTTTGGGTAAGAGTGGAATAGGGATTATGTACAAAGTGGTGCTTGAAGATGGGCTTGCTTTGGCTGTGAGGAGATTGGGGGAGGGAGGTTCTCAAAGGTTTAAAGAGTTCCAAACCGAGGTAGAAGCAATAGGGAAGTTAAGACATCCAAATATTGCAACTCTGAGAGCCTATTACTGGTCTGTTGATGAGAAGCTTCTCATATATGATTATATATCCAACGGAAGCCTTGATACAGCAATTCATG GGAAGGCTGGACTTCTGACATTTGCACCACTTTCTTGGTCCTATCGATTGAAGATCATGAAAGGAACCGCAAGAGGATCGGTCTATCTGCATGAATTTAGCCCCAAAAAATATGTACACGGAGACCTGAAGCCAAGTAACATACTTCTTGGACACGACATGGAACCCCACATTTCTGACTTTGGAGTTGGGCGCCTTGCAAATATTGCTGGAGGGTCGCCAACCTTGCAATCCAACCGAGTGGCTGCAGAGAAACAACATGGAAGACAAAAGAGCATCTCCACTGAAGTCACTACCGGTGTGATGGGAAACGGTTATATGGCTCCAGAAGCACTGAAAGTTGTGAAGCCATCACAGAAATGGGATGTTTACTCATATGGAGTGATATTGTTGGAAATGATCACAGGAAAACCATCGATTGTCCAGTTGGGGAACTCAGAAATGGACCTTGTTCAGTGGATTCAGTTCTGCATTGAGGAAAAGAAGCCACTCGTGGAGGTGTTAGACCCTTACTTGGCAGAAGATGCAGATAAGGAGGAGGAGATTATTGGAGTTTTGAAGATTGCAATGGCTTGTGTCCATAGCAGCCCTGAAAAGAGACCTACGATGAGGCACGTGCTTGATGTTTTGGATAGATTGACTATTTCCTCTGATTGA